A genomic region of Micromonospora sp. NBC_01796 contains the following coding sequences:
- a CDS encoding Hsp70 family protein, with translation MAGQDGGYALGVDLGTSNTVAVLRWPDGRTRPLLFDGQPVMPSGVFLDGAGLLHVGRDAQRLAQADPGRYDPNPKRRIDEPGVLLGDAEVATVDLLGGLLRAVAQAAVEAVGFLPPAVLTYPASWGARRRGALATAVARAGWPPVRAVDGGAGAGGGGTLLVAEPVAAARYFADVLRRPVPVGAAIGVFDFGGGTLDIAVVRNEGLDQFGRARFVVVGSGGLPELGGLDLDAALVEHLGRLVGATQPEVWRQLAQPESTTGWRNRRQFWDDVRGAKEMLSRTTVAPIAVPGVEQAVHLTRDELERLATPLLRPAVFEAASVIGHSGLRPDQLAGLFLVGGSSRVPLVARLLHAELGVAPTVLEQPELPVAEGALAELSVNAIGTPEPTSITVGAAGAVSGAAPAGAVAGSSASDPTVVGSVVPVSEAGAGGSGAAGAGRTAYAGGDPRAGGSAYAGGVGRVPWLRGRRAVLIGAGAVLALAGVVTAAVLYFTRDGYADIAFEPFRDIGEGIPLGEERPFYTYTALSGDRAYVAYEREDKRLRVIAAEAGTGTRAWQVTTEVSSDRWDGITALPDGLVLLTDEASATQSRELVVLDPADGGQMWRRTINGDDSVLYFDRTLVLVDRVSGQVIGLDLGTGKARWDEPSPKDTYGKAPTSVYPVTVPEDLGGAASLAGVQAPVGGKEPRIVQIGADRSARVMDVNTGKVLRTAKGAADYTDLVVAHDGRLYIAPKDGAYRVTAYDLERMGEPTSLYTADPQHYPDRLVACGRDRVCLLDRENFDIETTELLSIPAKGDGAEEAELWRKPAAKADELLPVGDHVAVGSGTLDTTTVYGPDGTQVISKEGIAVRVDGGNLLLFADEPSSASTDVSVAGVRVSSNQPVELGELKGVRPSACSWNSSVIVCPGESDLRFRTFVKN, from the coding sequence ATGGCAGGGCAGGACGGCGGCTACGCACTCGGCGTCGACCTTGGTACGTCCAACACCGTCGCGGTGCTGCGCTGGCCGGACGGGCGGACCCGGCCTCTGCTGTTCGACGGGCAGCCGGTGATGCCGTCCGGGGTTTTCCTCGACGGTGCCGGTCTGTTGCATGTCGGGCGGGACGCGCAGCGGTTGGCCCAGGCGGATCCGGGACGCTACGACCCGAACCCGAAACGGCGGATCGACGAGCCGGGTGTCCTGCTCGGTGACGCCGAAGTGGCCACTGTGGACCTGCTCGGTGGGTTGCTCCGGGCGGTGGCGCAGGCGGCGGTCGAGGCGGTCGGCTTCCTGCCGCCGGCGGTGTTGACGTACCCGGCGAGTTGGGGTGCGCGGCGCCGGGGTGCACTGGCCACGGCGGTTGCTCGGGCGGGTTGGCCACCGGTACGGGCGGTTGACGGCGGGGCGGGTGCCGGTGGTGGCGGCACGCTGCTGGTGGCGGAGCCGGTGGCGGCGGCACGGTACTTCGCCGACGTGTTGCGGCGTCCGGTGCCGGTGGGTGCGGCGATCGGTGTCTTCGACTTCGGCGGCGGCACGCTCGACATCGCGGTCGTACGCAACGAGGGGCTCGACCAGTTTGGTCGGGCCCGGTTTGTCGTGGTCGGCTCGGGCGGGCTGCCGGAGCTGGGCGGGCTCGATCTGGACGCGGCGTTGGTGGAGCACCTCGGTCGGCTGGTCGGCGCCACGCAGCCGGAGGTGTGGCGGCAGTTGGCGCAGCCGGAGAGCACCACCGGTTGGCGCAACCGGCGGCAGTTCTGGGACGACGTACGCGGCGCGAAGGAGATGCTGTCGCGTACGACGGTGGCGCCGATCGCGGTGCCCGGCGTCGAGCAGGCGGTGCACCTGACGCGCGACGAGTTGGAGCGGCTGGCGACCCCGCTGCTGCGGCCCGCGGTCTTCGAGGCCGCCTCGGTGATCGGCCACAGTGGACTGCGCCCGGACCAGCTCGCCGGGTTGTTCCTGGTCGGCGGGTCGTCCCGGGTGCCGCTGGTGGCCCGCCTCCTGCACGCCGAGTTGGGTGTGGCACCGACGGTGCTGGAGCAGCCGGAGCTACCGGTGGCGGAGGGAGCCCTCGCCGAGCTGAGCGTGAACGCGATCGGGACCCCGGAACCGACATCCATCACCGTGGGGGCGGCGGGGGCTGTTTCCGGGGCAGCGCCGGCTGGGGCGGTGGCGGGGTCGAGCGCGTCGGATCCGACGGTGGTGGGTTCGGTTGTGCCGGTGTCGGAGGCGGGTGCGGGGGGATCGGGAGCGGCGGGTGCGGGCCGGACGGCGTACGCGGGGGGTGATCCTCGGGCGGGCGGCTCGGCGTACGCCGGGGGTGTTGGTCGGGTGCCCTGGCTGCGTGGGCGGCGCGCGGTCCTGATTGGTGCGGGCGCCGTGCTCGCGCTTGCCGGGGTGGTCACTGCGGCGGTGCTCTACTTCACCCGGGACGGCTATGCCGATATCGCCTTCGAGCCCTTCCGGGACATCGGCGAGGGCATCCCGTTGGGGGAGGAGCGGCCGTTCTACACCTACACGGCCTTGAGCGGGGACCGGGCCTACGTCGCCTACGAGCGCGAGGACAAGCGGCTGCGGGTGATCGCCGCCGAGGCCGGCACGGGCACCCGGGCGTGGCAGGTGACCACGGAGGTGAGCTCCGATCGGTGGGACGGGATCACCGCCCTGCCGGACGGGTTGGTGCTGCTCACCGACGAGGCAAGCGCCACCCAGTCACGGGAGTTGGTGGTGCTGGACCCGGCCGACGGGGGCCAGATGTGGCGGCGCACCATCAACGGTGACGACTCGGTGCTGTACTTCGACCGGACGCTGGTGCTGGTGGATCGGGTGTCCGGGCAGGTGATCGGGCTCGACCTCGGCACCGGGAAGGCGCGGTGGGACGAACCGAGCCCCAAGGACACGTACGGCAAGGCGCCGACCTCGGTCTATCCGGTCACCGTCCCCGAGGACCTGGGCGGGGCTGCCAGTCTGGCCGGTGTGCAGGCACCCGTGGGCGGGAAGGAGCCGCGGATCGTGCAGATCGGCGCGGACCGCTCGGCGCGGGTGATGGACGTGAACACCGGCAAGGTGCTCAGGACGGCGAAGGGCGCGGCGGACTACACCGACCTGGTGGTGGCGCACGACGGCCGGCTGTACATCGCGCCGAAGGACGGGGCGTACCGGGTCACCGCGTACGACCTGGAGCGGATGGGGGAGCCGACGAGCCTCTACACCGCCGACCCGCAGCACTACCCGGACCGGTTGGTCGCCTGTGGTCGGGACCGGGTCTGCCTGTTGGACCGGGAGAACTTCGACATCGAGACGACCGAGCTGCTGTCGATTCCGGCCAAGGGCGACGGGGCCGAGGAGGCAGAGCTCTGGCGCAAGCCGGCGGCCAAGGCCGACGAGCTGTTGCCGGTGGGTGACCATGTCGCGGTGGGCAGCGGCACCCTGGACACCACCACCGTCTACGGCCCCGACGGCACCCAGGTGATCAGCAAGGAGGGGATCGCGGTCCGGGTCGACGGCGGCAACCTGCTGCTGTTCGCCGACGAGCCGTCCTCCGCCTCCACCGATGTCAGCGTGGCCGGCGTACGGGTCAGCTCGAACCAGCCGGTCGAACTGGGCGAACTGAAGGGCGTACGCCCCTCGGCCTGCTCCTGGAACAGTTCGGTCATCGTCTGCCCCGGCGAGTCGGACCTCCGGTTCCGAACCTTCGTCAAGAACTAG
- the cysS gene encoding cysteine--tRNA ligase: MTLRLYDTATRSVRDFVPRQPGKVGVYLCGLTLQGPPHIGHLRSGVNYDVLRRWLTYAGLDVTFIRNLTDIDDKLLVKCREQDRPFWAIAYANEVILAQTYRTLNVAPPTYEPRATGHIPEMHELIQALIDGGHAYVAGDDSGDVYFDVKSDPDYGFLSGQHVEAMQAGADELERGKRDPRDFALWKGIKPEEPVDASWPSPWGRGRPGWHIECSAMCRRYLGAEFDIHGGGLDLVFPHHENELAQSRSAGLPFARYWVHHGLLNLGEAKMGKSLGNALDLAHVTALGVRPVELRYYLASPHYRSRIDYSDEALGEAAVAYRRLEGFVQRAVERVGPAELGAVPAAFAAAMDDDLNTSAALAVVHDALRDGNNALAEGDNNATRSTLVAVRTMLDLLGVDPLDPAWAGNGQDGELRDVVDALVALALEQRTQARARKDWTAADGVRDQLRHAGVVVEDTPHGPRWTIGEQD, from the coding sequence GTGACGCTACGCCTATATGACACCGCCACCCGATCGGTGCGGGACTTCGTCCCGCGGCAGCCCGGCAAGGTGGGGGTCTATCTGTGTGGTCTCACCCTCCAGGGCCCGCCCCACATCGGCCACCTTCGCTCCGGCGTCAACTACGACGTCCTGCGCCGGTGGCTGACGTACGCCGGTCTCGACGTGACCTTCATCCGGAACCTGACCGACATCGACGACAAGTTGCTGGTCAAGTGCCGGGAGCAGGACCGCCCGTTCTGGGCGATCGCGTACGCCAACGAGGTGATCCTGGCGCAGACGTACCGGACGCTGAACGTGGCGCCGCCGACGTACGAGCCACGGGCGACCGGGCACATCCCGGAGATGCACGAGCTGATCCAGGCACTGATCGACGGCGGCCACGCGTACGTGGCCGGGGACGACTCCGGCGACGTCTATTTCGACGTGAAGTCCGACCCCGACTACGGCTTCCTCTCCGGTCAGCACGTCGAGGCGATGCAGGCCGGGGCGGACGAACTCGAACGGGGCAAGCGGGACCCCCGTGACTTCGCCCTCTGGAAGGGCATCAAACCGGAAGAGCCGGTCGATGCTTCCTGGCCGTCGCCGTGGGGGCGGGGACGGCCCGGCTGGCACATCGAGTGCTCGGCGATGTGCCGCCGCTACCTCGGCGCCGAGTTCGACATCCACGGCGGCGGTCTCGACCTGGTCTTCCCGCACCACGAGAACGAGCTGGCCCAGTCCCGCTCCGCCGGGCTCCCGTTCGCCCGCTACTGGGTGCACCACGGCCTGCTCAACCTCGGCGAGGCCAAGATGGGCAAGTCGCTCGGCAACGCGCTCGACCTGGCGCACGTCACCGCGCTCGGCGTACGCCCGGTGGAGCTGCGGTACTACCTCGCGTCGCCGCACTACCGGTCCCGGATCGACTACTCCGACGAGGCGCTGGGCGAGGCCGCGGTCGCGTACCGCCGGCTCGAGGGTTTCGTCCAGCGGGCGGTGGAGCGGGTCGGCCCGGCCGAGCTGGGCGCCGTACCGGCCGCCTTCGCCGCCGCGATGGACGACGACCTGAACACCTCGGCCGCCCTGGCCGTGGTGCACGACGCCCTCCGCGACGGCAACAACGCGCTGGCCGAAGGCGACAACAACGCCACCCGCAGTACGCTGGTGGCGGTCCGCACGATGCTGGACCTGCTCGGCGTTGACCCCCTCGATCCGGCCTGGGCCGGTAACGGGCAGGACGGCGAGCTGCGGGACGTCGTCGACGCGCTGGTGGCGCTGGCGCTCGAACAGCGGACGCAGGCCCGCGCCCGGAAGGACTGGACCGCCGCCGACGGGGTGCGCGACCAGCTCAGGCACGCTGGTGTTGTGGTCGAGGACACCCCCCACGGACCCCGTTGGACGATCGGAGAACAGGACTGA
- the rlmB gene encoding 23S rRNA (guanosine(2251)-2'-O)-methyltransferase RlmB, producing MAGNSQRRGRRVTAKKGAPAGSGGKNRASLAGRGRTLPADERPWHKGYSGTEQLPQRTAWKQDKERRAAAEEGRAPKTGQPGSKDTTWGAGGGGTGRGSRAAGATRGASAGRGAGGRGGAKQPSRGPRVAPGRKSNPAKDVPELLVGRNPVVEALRANVPATALYIAQGIEIDDRVNELVRIAADRGIAILEISRAELDRMTGGVLHQGVGIQVPPFAYQPFDDLMTAALEQTAPLLVALDGVTDPRNLGAVIRSAAAFGAQGIFVPERRAAGITATAWRTSAGAAARVPVSQVVNLTRSLKACQEAGFMVVGLDADGETDLYDLEAAVGPLVVVVGSEGRGLSRLVGATCDLRVSIPMMSEVESLNASVAAAVTLAEVARRRAAL from the coding sequence ATGGCCGGCAATTCACAGCGGCGTGGCCGGCGGGTGACCGCCAAGAAGGGCGCTCCCGCCGGATCCGGCGGCAAGAACCGGGCCTCGCTCGCCGGCCGGGGCCGTACCCTGCCCGCCGACGAACGCCCCTGGCACAAGGGCTACTCGGGCACCGAGCAGCTGCCGCAGCGCACCGCCTGGAAGCAGGACAAGGAGCGCCGGGCCGCGGCCGAGGAGGGTCGCGCCCCGAAAACCGGTCAGCCGGGCAGCAAGGACACCACCTGGGGCGCCGGTGGCGGCGGCACCGGTCGGGGCAGCCGTGCGGCCGGGGCGACCCGGGGCGCGAGCGCCGGCCGGGGTGCCGGTGGCCGGGGTGGCGCGAAGCAGCCGAGCCGGGGACCCCGGGTCGCGCCGGGGCGCAAGTCGAACCCGGCCAAGGACGTACCGGAGCTGTTGGTCGGGCGGAACCCGGTGGTCGAGGCGCTGCGGGCGAACGTACCCGCGACCGCGCTCTACATCGCGCAGGGCATCGAGATCGACGACCGGGTGAACGAACTGGTCCGGATCGCCGCCGACCGGGGCATCGCGATCCTGGAGATCAGCCGGGCCGAGCTGGACCGGATGACCGGCGGGGTTCTGCACCAGGGCGTCGGCATCCAGGTGCCGCCGTTCGCGTACCAGCCGTTCGACGACCTGATGACCGCGGCGCTCGAACAGACCGCGCCGCTGCTGGTCGCGCTCGACGGGGTGACCGACCCGCGCAACCTCGGTGCGGTGATCCGGTCGGCGGCCGCGTTCGGCGCCCAGGGGATCTTCGTACCGGAACGCCGGGCCGCGGGCATCACCGCGACCGCGTGGCGGACCAGCGCCGGGGCTGCGGCCCGGGTGCCGGTGAGCCAGGTGGTCAACCTGACCCGGTCGTTGAAGGCGTGCCAGGAGGCCGGCTTCATGGTGGTCGGGCTGGACGCCGACGGCGAGACCGACTTGTACGACCTGGAGGCCGCGGTCGGGCCGCTGGTTGTGGTGGTCGGCTCGGAGGGGCGCGGGTTGTCGCGGCTGGTCGGGGCTACCTGTGATCTGCGGGTGAGCATTCCGATGATGTCCGAGGTCGAGTCGTTGAACGCGAGTGTGGCGGCGGCGGTGACGTTGGCTGAGGTGGCTCGGCGGCGGGCTGCTCTCTGA
- a CDS encoding IclR family transcriptional regulator, with protein MEPTGHAGETAQTLDRGLRLLHLVADAPGGLTVTEAATRLGVGRAVVYRLVGALTQHGMVRRDSAGRLRLGVGVLHLARRAQPLLAEGALPALRRLAEQAGATAHLTVVEGAEAVAVAVVEPSWTSFHVAYRTGSRHPLDRGAAGQAIIAGRAGQPDPVATTGELQPGAYGVAAPVLGVPGLEASVGVVALAPLDVLTVGEQVRAAAHAIGRALA; from the coding sequence GTGGAGCCGACGGGTCACGCGGGTGAGACGGCACAGACCCTGGACCGGGGCCTGCGCCTGCTGCACCTGGTCGCCGACGCACCCGGCGGATTGACGGTGACCGAGGCGGCGACCCGTCTCGGGGTGGGTCGGGCGGTGGTCTACCGGCTGGTCGGCGCCCTCACCCAGCACGGCATGGTCCGGCGCGACTCCGCCGGGCGGCTGCGCCTCGGGGTCGGGGTCCTGCACCTGGCCCGTCGGGCCCAGCCCCTGCTCGCCGAGGGCGCGCTGCCGGCCCTGCGCCGGCTGGCCGAACAGGCCGGCGCGACCGCCCACCTGACCGTGGTCGAGGGGGCCGAGGCGGTTGCCGTCGCGGTGGTCGAACCGAGCTGGACCTCGTTTCACGTGGCGTACCGCACCGGCTCGCGGCATCCGCTCGACCGGGGGGCCGCCGGGCAGGCGATCATCGCCGGGCGCGCCGGGCAGCCCGATCCGGTCGCCACCACGGGCGAACTGCAACCCGGGGCGTACGGGGTGGCCGCGCCGGTCCTCGGCGTACCGGGGCTGGAGGCGAGTGTCGGGGTGGTGGCCCTCGCCCCGTTGGACGTGCTCACCGTCGGCGAGCAGGTACGCGCCGCCGCCCACGCCATCGGCCGGGCCCTCGCCTGA
- a CDS encoding AfsR/SARP family transcriptional regulator translates to MRFGILGPLEVDGGITVTAGRDRTVLTMLLLRAGRTVPVDELVDAVWGDDPPATSRAQLQTCVSRLRRLFTQAGMGNDVIVTDPVGYGFRPGTVESDAQAFTRLVDAGRVEVAEGRLPAARQHFRDALALWRGPALGGISGAGVRRAAVALDEERTVVTEECVEVELRLGRDGELIGELTDLVARHPLRERLRSQLMRALCGVGRQAEALAVYRDARRALAEELGIDPGAELRELHRRILAGELPDRVADDGDEATPARCLPRDVADFTGRAELLGRVRHAIGAADPDKPVVVLVEGMAGSGKTALAVHLATSLAANYPDAHLFLDLHGHSERSPVDPGAALVTLLRQLGVGSERIPVDFEERLGRWRTELSRRRAVIVLDNAASAQQVGPLLPAGAGCLVLVTTRRRLVGLDGVQPYPLPVFDPHEAVELLARIAGPERVRAEPAAAAEVVRRCGYLPLAIRLAGARLAHRPRWTVTDLVDRLADEGAVLTELAAEERTVAGAFTLSYVQLPAPAQRMLRLLALHPGESFDAAAAAALTGGTPLAARDLLDSLVDGHLLEEPAAGRFRFHDLMRQYAANLVATDTPEVRRTAGIGLLDHLFHLVARVTRPMEPLTVPLTGLEPAAPLRPDLLPAVGEGGLDRLEPERATVVRAVRYAMAQQHDAYACALARALWFYLYLRGYHDDLIDTHQQAIISAQRLGDPNLVALLRVQAASGYYGAGQWAAAKRELEAALPVYETHGDLVGVARVRTNLAGVLTHMGRFEESERHVRLAAVEWGSERLTLLRLPQGLSDLYLQMGRLTEALPLARQSLFLARVYGTDRNLTTALCNIGHTRARLGHHRPALRLLTAALRRAVATDDRLTEGEIRHSLGLALRGLGRDEEAVGALHEALRILQGFGVTRVLVDCQIELARAVWDTGDRVSPLPLYERALASATALDYPAGRALARAGMAACEPDLQPVGGR, encoded by the coding sequence ATGCGCTTCGGAATCCTGGGTCCGCTGGAAGTGGACGGTGGAATAACGGTCACCGCGGGTCGGGACCGGACGGTGCTCACGATGCTGCTGCTGCGAGCCGGCCGGACCGTACCGGTCGACGAACTCGTGGACGCCGTCTGGGGCGACGACCCACCAGCCACCTCCCGGGCCCAGTTGCAGACCTGCGTGTCCCGGCTGCGCCGACTGTTCACCCAGGCCGGCATGGGCAACGACGTCATCGTCACCGACCCGGTCGGGTACGGCTTCCGGCCCGGCACGGTCGAGTCGGACGCACAGGCGTTCACCCGTCTGGTCGACGCCGGGCGGGTGGAGGTCGCCGAGGGGCGGCTGCCCGCCGCCCGGCAACACTTCCGGGACGCGCTGGCACTCTGGCGGGGACCCGCCCTCGGCGGGATCTCCGGTGCCGGCGTACGCCGGGCGGCGGTCGCGCTGGACGAGGAGCGGACCGTTGTCACCGAGGAGTGCGTGGAGGTCGAGCTGCGGCTCGGGCGCGACGGTGAACTGATCGGCGAGCTGACCGACCTGGTGGCCCGACACCCGCTCCGGGAGCGGCTGCGCAGCCAGCTGATGCGTGCCCTCTGCGGGGTCGGCCGGCAGGCCGAGGCGCTCGCCGTCTACCGGGACGCCCGGCGGGCACTGGCCGAGGAGCTGGGCATCGATCCCGGTGCCGAGCTGCGTGAGCTGCACCGCCGGATCCTCGCCGGTGAGCTGCCCGACCGGGTGGCCGACGACGGCGACGAGGCGACCCCGGCCCGGTGCCTGCCCCGGGACGTGGCGGACTTCACCGGGCGGGCGGAACTGCTCGGCCGGGTCCGGCACGCGATCGGGGCCGCCGACCCGGACAAGCCGGTGGTGGTGCTGGTCGAGGGGATGGCCGGGAGCGGGAAGACCGCGCTCGCGGTGCACCTGGCCACCTCGCTGGCCGCGAACTACCCCGACGCCCACCTCTTCCTCGACCTGCACGGGCACAGCGAGCGGAGCCCGGTCGACCCGGGCGCCGCCCTGGTGACCCTGCTGCGGCAGTTGGGCGTCGGCAGCGAGCGGATCCCGGTGGACTTCGAGGAGCGGCTGGGGCGGTGGCGTACCGAGCTTTCCCGGCGGCGGGCGGTGATCGTGCTGGACAACGCGGCCAGCGCGCAGCAGGTGGGTCCGCTGCTGCCGGCGGGTGCCGGGTGTCTGGTGCTGGTGACGACCCGGCGGCGGCTGGTCGGGCTGGACGGGGTGCAGCCGTACCCGTTGCCGGTCTTCGACCCCCACGAGGCGGTGGAGCTGCTGGCCCGGATCGCCGGCCCGGAGCGGGTACGGGCCGAGCCGGCCGCCGCCGCCGAGGTGGTCCGCAGGTGCGGTTACCTGCCCCTGGCGATCCGGCTGGCCGGTGCCCGGCTGGCCCACCGGCCCCGGTGGACGGTCACGGACCTGGTCGACCGGCTCGCCGACGAGGGGGCGGTGCTGACCGAGCTGGCGGCCGAGGAGCGGACGGTGGCGGGGGCCTTCACCCTGTCGTACGTCCAGTTGCCCGCGCCGGCCCAGCGGATGCTCCGGCTGCTGGCCCTGCATCCGGGTGAGTCGTTCGACGCGGCGGCTGCGGCGGCGCTCACCGGGGGCACCCCGCTGGCCGCGCGGGACCTGCTCGACAGCCTGGTGGACGGGCACCTGCTCGAAGAGCCGGCCGCTGGACGGTTCCGGTTCCATGACCTGATGCGCCAGTACGCGGCGAACCTGGTCGCCACCGATACCCCGGAGGTACGGCGTACCGCCGGGATCGGGCTGTTGGACCACCTGTTCCACCTGGTCGCCCGGGTGACCCGGCCGATGGAACCGTTGACCGTGCCGCTGACCGGGCTTGAGCCCGCCGCCCCGCTGCGCCCGGACCTGCTGCCCGCCGTGGGCGAGGGCGGGCTGGACCGGTTGGAGCCGGAGCGGGCCACCGTGGTCCGCGCCGTCCGGTACGCGATGGCCCAACAGCACGACGCGTACGCCTGCGCCCTCGCCCGGGCCCTCTGGTTCTACCTCTACCTGCGCGGTTACCACGACGACCTGATCGACACCCACCAGCAGGCGATCATCTCGGCGCAACGGCTCGGCGATCCGAACCTGGTCGCGTTGCTCCGCGTACAGGCCGCCTCGGGTTACTACGGGGCCGGGCAGTGGGCGGCGGCGAAACGTGAGCTCGAAGCGGCGCTGCCGGTGTACGAGACGCACGGGGACCTGGTCGGGGTCGCCCGGGTCCGGACGAACCTGGCCGGCGTGCTCACCCACATGGGCAGGTTCGAGGAGTCGGAGCGGCACGTGCGGCTGGCCGCGGTGGAGTGGGGCAGCGAGAGGCTCACCCTGCTCCGTCTTCCGCAGGGGCTCAGCGACCTCTACCTCCAGATGGGCCGGCTGACCGAGGCGCTGCCGCTGGCGCGACAGAGCCTCTTCCTGGCCCGGGTGTACGGCACCGACCGGAACCTGACCACGGCGCTGTGCAACATCGGCCACACCCGGGCCCGACTGGGCCACCACCGGCCCGCCCTCCGGCTGCTCACCGCCGCACTGCGGCGTGCGGTCGCCACCGACGACCGGCTCACCGAGGGGGAGATCCGGCACAGTCTCGGGCTGGCCCTGCGTGGGCTCGGGCGGGACGAGGAGGCGGTCGGCGCACTGCACGAGGCCCTGCGGATCCTCCAGGGGTTCGGCGTGACCCGGGTGCTGGTCGACTGCCAGATCGAGTTGGCCCGAGCGGTGTGGGACACGGGTGACCGGGTCAGCCCGCTTCCCCTGTACGAGCGGGCGCTGGCGTCGGCGACCGCCCTGGACTATCCGGCCGGGCGGGCGCTGGCGCGGGCGGGGATGGCCGCCTGCGAGCCGGACCTGCAACCCGTCGGCGGCCGGTGA
- a CDS encoding class II fumarate hydratase, giving the protein MEHVSTSGTAGYRVERDTMGEVEVPADALWRAQTQRAVQNFPISGRGLEPAHIRALAQIKGAAAQVNAELGVIDSDVAAAIATAAAHVADGGYDDQFPVDVFQTGSGTSSNMNANEVIATLATRELGRDVHPNDDVNASQSSNDVFPSSIHLAATQSVIQDLIPALRHLELTLRSKVEEFATVVKAGRTHLMDATPVTLGQEFSGYATQVAYGADRMESVLPRLAELPLGGTAVGTGINTPAGFAPAVIAKLREQTGVPVTEAGNHFEAQGARDALVETSGQLRTIAVGLYKIANDIRWMGSGPRAGLRELRIPDLQPGSSIMPGKVNPVVCEAVRQVSAQVIGNDATVGFAGSQGDFELNVMLPVMGRNLLESIRLLAAVSRLLADRCVAGLVANAEVALAYAEGSPSVVTPLNRYLGYDEAASIAKEALASESTIKAVVLARGHVEAGKLTEQQLDDALDVLRMTHP; this is encoded by the coding sequence ATGGAACACGTGAGCACATCAGGGACAGCGGGTTACCGGGTCGAGCGGGACACGATGGGCGAGGTCGAGGTCCCCGCCGACGCGTTGTGGCGGGCACAGACCCAGCGGGCGGTGCAGAACTTCCCCATCTCCGGACGCGGGCTGGAACCGGCGCACATCCGCGCCCTGGCCCAGATCAAGGGCGCGGCGGCGCAGGTCAACGCCGAACTCGGCGTGATCGACTCGGACGTGGCGGCGGCGATCGCGACCGCGGCGGCGCACGTCGCCGACGGCGGCTACGACGACCAGTTCCCGGTGGACGTGTTCCAGACCGGGTCCGGCACCTCGTCGAACATGAACGCCAACGAGGTGATCGCCACTCTGGCCACCCGTGAGCTGGGCCGCGACGTGCACCCGAACGACGACGTGAACGCCTCCCAGTCCAGCAACGACGTCTTCCCGTCGTCGATCCACCTGGCGGCCACCCAGTCGGTGATCCAGGACCTGATCCCGGCGTTGCGGCACCTCGAACTGACCCTGCGTTCCAAGGTGGAGGAGTTCGCCACGGTGGTGAAGGCCGGGCGTACGCACCTGATGGACGCCACCCCGGTCACCCTCGGGCAGGAGTTCTCCGGCTACGCGACCCAGGTCGCGTACGGCGCCGACCGGATGGAGTCGGTGCTGCCCCGGCTGGCCGAGCTGCCGCTCGGCGGGACCGCGGTCGGCACCGGGATCAACACCCCGGCCGGTTTCGCCCCGGCGGTGATCGCGAAGCTGCGCGAGCAGACCGGCGTACCGGTGACCGAGGCGGGCAACCACTTCGAGGCGCAGGGTGCGCGGGACGCGCTGGTGGAGACCTCCGGCCAGCTCCGGACGATCGCGGTCGGCCTCTACAAGATCGCCAACGACATCCGCTGGATGGGCTCCGGCCCCCGCGCCGGCCTGCGCGAGCTGCGGATCCCCGACCTCCAGCCCGGTTCGTCGATCATGCCGGGCAAGGTCAACCCGGTGGTCTGCGAGGCGGTCCGCCAGGTCAGCGCCCAGGTGATCGGCAACGACGCCACGGTCGGCTTCGCCGGCTCGCAGGGCGACTTCGAACTCAACGTGATGCTCCCGGTGATGGGCCGCAACCTGCTGGAGTCCATCCGCCTGCTGGCCGCCGTCAGCCGGTTGCTGGCCGACCGCTGCGTGGCCGGCCTGGTCGCGAACGCTGAGGTTGCCCTGGCGTACGCGGAGGGCTCGCCGTCGGTGGTCACCCCGCTCAACCGCTACCTCGGGTACGACGAGGCGGCCTCGATCGCCAAGGAGGCGCTGGCCAGCGAGTCCACCATCAAGGCGGTGGTGCTCGCCCGTGGCCACGTCGAGGCCGGCAAGCTCACCGAGCAGCAGCTCGACGACGCCCTCGACGTCCTCCGGATGACCCACCCCTGA